In the genome of Phycodurus eques isolate BA_2022a chromosome 11, UOR_Pequ_1.1, whole genome shotgun sequence, the window CTTATTCTAAAGGCCCTGTTTTATCCATTTGGCGTGTCTCTGTCTGAATACTAGGGGCACCACGTAAAGAGAGTACGTCGAtaagagatgaagaagaagtAAGACACGAAGAAGTAATGTAGCGGaatgtcaaatgtcaaacaGTACAGTAGCTCTGTGTGCTGAacagtaaataaagtgaataaaaaaagaaaagactgattcttgagaagaCCACACCGACCAAACCCGACTGTCTGGAACAGGAAGGCCAGACAGCGACAGTGAAACTATGAAGCTGTGTGGAATCTTGTCAGTGATCGGCATACTAGTATCCTAATTAGCTTCCTAGTCCTTCAACTGGCAGGAAAAAAATAGTAACTACAGTATAAGCCTtagaaatatgtatttttttgggtccaTTGCAGAGCACATTGATCTTGTAACCCATTGTGGCCCCGGCTCTGCTCCCCACGGCTCAGACGTGCCGGGCTTGCTGCTGAAAGATGATCCGGCTTCTACGCGGGTGCTTTTGCACACTTGCTCTCAATGCTGAGACATGTTATTCTTGTTTATTAAACTTGTTATACTATACACTCACAATGATTCCTTTGCTATGACGCAAAAATTCAAGTTACAAACACAGGGACACTCTGAAAGGCAACACAGGTATAGTTACAGCCTTGTAACAATATGtttttctgagcagcctctgtaatgttttaatttgaaatgtggacatttcattGGAAAAGAGGGAAGTAACACTCACTACACCACTAAAGAGTGTTATAATATGCTGAAATTCGGCGGATTGTTTAATGGAGGGGGAGCGACGGCCGGCACGCAGAGGGCTGGCTCGCCGGGACACAGACTGTGCAAAGCTACGATACATGAAGTTATAGCATcttgttttaataatataaCTTTATGAGATTGTTGAATTTGTCATGGAATAACGGTCCTAGCAGGCAGAGAATTTCGACGTCCGTGGTGGTGGGGAAATGCATGCTAAATGTCTTGCTAAATAAATTGTTCATGTTATTCCTGTATTTGAACCTTGCCATGTGATACATTATTTTCAGAATATCGTTTAGCGTAGCCAGGCAGCTAGCTATCGAGAAAACACAGCCTCGATGTAAACTAGCTAAAGTTACCCCTGCCGCCTCAGTAAACACACAAAAGCTAGAAATATTGCTAATAACATTTCACATAAGTTGTCAAACTTGACAGTCTAGACCGcatgaacattttaaacaaaaagcaACCACAACTAAGTTAAACTCACAATGTGACTCACTATCCAGAAATACAACCACCATTATCTTTCCATTTTTTCTGTGCCGGAAATCAGGTACGTGAATTTAGCGCAGGTCCACCAAAATCCCTGCACACTGTTTGAAGTTCAGTCAGGTCAGTGAGCGGTGGGCTTAATTACAATATATaatatgtgaaacgccattctgaacaaaaacaaaggttttgaacaaaccatccatccatccattttcttccactaatccgaggtcgggtcgtgggggcagtagctttcgcAGGGAAACCCAggcttccctttccccagccatcTCATTcaactcttccggggggatctcgaggcgttcccaggccagccgggagacatagtctttccagcgtgtcctgggtcatccctggggtctcctcccattaggacatgcccggaacaccacaCGAgtgaggcgtccaggaggcatcctaatcagatgccccgagccacctcctctggctcctctcaatgtgaaggagcagcggctatattctgagcccctcccggatgaccgagcttctcagccTATCTCCAATGGAGTGccgggacaccctgcggaggaaactaatttcggccgcttgtatttgggatcttgttctttcggtcacgacccacagctcgtgaccataggtggtctcagatttggaggtgctaattttcatcccagccgcttcagactcggctgcgaacctctccagtgagagttggaaatcacggctttatgaagccaacagaaccacatcatctgcaaaaagaagagatccggtactgaggccaccaaaccggaccccctctacatctcagctgcgcctagaaatgctgtccataaaagttatgaacaaaatctgtgacaaagggcagtcttggcggagtccaaccctcaccggaaacaagtccgacttactgcggacaatgcggaccaaactctgacaccggtcgtacagggaccgaacatcCCATAtcaaggggttcggtaccccataatcccgaagcacctcccacaggactccccgagggacacggtcgaacgccttctcctagtccacaaaacacatgtagactggttgggcgaactcccatgcaccctcgagtaccctgccgagggtgaagagctggtccactgttgcacggccaggacgaaaaccacactgctccttctgaatctgagattcgacttcccgaggGACCctccctctccagcacccctgaataggccttaccagggaggctgaggagtgtgatccccctgtagttggaacacaccctatggtcccccttcttaaaaagggggaccaccaccacaatctgccaatccagaggcactgttcccgatgtccacgcgatgttgcagaggtgtgtcaaccaggacatccccacaacatccagagcctttaggaactccgggcgaatctcatccaccctcggggccttgccaccgtgCTTTTTAACCAACTCGGTAACCTCaatcccagagataggagagcccgcctcagagaccccagactctgcttcctcatgggaaggcttgtcggtggaattgaggaggtcttcgaagtattgtgcacaccgactcacaacgtcccgcgTCAAGGTCAGCAGCTCCCCACTATACGCAGCGTTGATGGTGCAcagcttccccctcctgagatgccggatggtagaccagaatttcctcgaagccgtatggaagtcgttctccatggcctcaccgaactcctcccacacgaGTTTTTGCCTGTTTTGAACAAACACGACCTCTAAAatgactcattgtttccatgacatgtgcatgcTGTGACTCACAAAGTCTCTTAACACACCCTATACCACAGAATAATCAATTAGGATAATCTTTAGCGATATCCTATAATtgagcctttgctgactttgatcagtaGGGAACAAATTTAACTGCAACGTTTTTCtagagtaaaataaaatgtaatccgGATGTGTCTGGATCTCTCAGGTTGGTACTGAAATCGAGTGGTTAATGGAGACATTATTCAGAAGGACTGAAGCAATGAGCATAAATGTTGCTTTGTCCAAATGGTAAATATGTAACTTTTATTGGACTGTatcattttgcattttgctCATTAGGATTTAATTTATCCATATTCGTTTTCCCTCTAACACATTCATGCATGCTTACAAATGATCTGTCCAACATGAAgtatgcaaaacaacattgcagAGTGGTAGTCACAaactatacagtatttgtagatTAATTGCTGTGACagaacattaaaataaagtgtatttaacacacacttcCAGGAGAGGATCTGTTAACTTTGTTAGCTACTGATAATAAGATATTTTAAATCAAAGTGCTACTGTTTAGAAGTACGTTATGCTTGATGATTTTTATTTCTGAGCTGCACATTGTGTGTGAACAGATGGAGGAACATGACATCAAGGTTGATCAAGCTTGACAATTTACGATTGGAATGGAGCCTATAAAACCATTTGCTGTCATCCCATCAGTCTCTAAGAAGTGATTTATCCCTGGGTGAACTCATTAAATGGGTTTCATCCAACTCACTAAGCATAGGATGGATTTTAGTCTCCTAAAGCCACTTTGAGGACAGTGTAACATCCAATAATTTGCGGAGCACAATGTTCTACAATAATGTTCTTTTCCCTTTCGGAATCTCATTCTAAACCAAACAATAAAAGGtactttcaaaaaaatataggGACTTTTCTCTTGTGAAATGATGACTTTGTTTGCCTGCAATGAGTTTTGTGTGAACTAGAACTGTGGAATATAATGATGCATATCgtaatatgattttaaaaaacatctcCCGTAAGATAAAACCCtctgtttatattattattttagatttgATAGATTTCTGTCACCTCTACTGATGGAatcctgtattttattttccttagtacTATACTTACGCTGAGCAGGGAGGAAACAATGACCGAAAAACTCTACCTGTGAAACAGTTCATTTATAACCACTTTTAGTGGTTAACTGGTAGACATACTTGAATGTTACTCAAAAACTGGTTGTAATACCAAatattttgaatggtatttaCTTGGTCAGTGgatatttttcttaaatgtgtATTAATCATGTATTCGTTTGAATGTGTTTACgatataaaatgtgttttatgaacAAATATAGACCAGATAAGAGAAATGTGCCAatcatttaatgtaattttaagaAGAAATACAATATTGGGATACACAGAATATTGTTATTGGGATATAAAATTACCCGTATCgggaaataaaatgttatccTTATCTCACAGCACTAGTGTGAACCAATTGTAATGGCTCAgtaattttgctttgttttcctcTTGACAGATCTCTTCAACAGTGCTGTGTGTATAATTAACCATCAATGATTAGCTTCTTGGCTGGAGTGAGAAACTCCAGCAAACTGTGGAAAAGCTCCACCGTGCGACAATGTTACAGCAATAAAACAAATGCACCCCAGATTGATCCTGCTGTTAAAGTACTTACGTAGATGTCATTCTTCGTCAGTTCAAGTGCATTAATTGCTTCCTTTGCAGATTGCATTGAGGCTCAATGATGTTAGCCTAGGCACGGTGGGCatctggttggagcgtctgcctcacacatccgagaaccggggttcaatccccggccccgcctgtgtggagtttgcatgttctacctgtgcctgtgtggggtttctccaccTATGGCAGCAATGGAACAGTCCACCCCCACAATGACAACCATATGCTGGTCATCCTTCATGAACCAGGAGATTAACTGACAGGTAGGAACAAATCTTTTGTTGACTGTCTCCACTTTACTAACATtacttgtgttttgttttccattgcaaaaacaacttttgcagcacaattttttttgtcatgaactGTACATCACTGGATCCTATTGCGTGTAGGTCAACCCGTGCGCTTTTTGGGGCCTGCCTTTGATAGTGTAATTGAGACTTTTTATAGGGGTGGGTCATTGGTTAAGGGCGATTTCAAATATAATAGTGTGAAtcagttatttttattgtattgttaacattacaaaattaaaaaccaTCTCGGATAAAGTTGCAATTTTTGGATCCCGaatattttggaataaaaatggaataatacattttgttagATCCCGACGAGGAATTTGCTATGCTCGTTGAAAAACGATTgatcatttaaaacaatattcagAATGTGTATTCATAGTCCAGACGTCATTCACGGCTACATAGTAAACATTCTCCACATAAACAGGGcgcaaaaacatgaataaaactaGCGGTCTCGAACGAAGACACCCGGCTAGTGTTAGCCATTGTTAGTAGAGGCTGCACTGTAGCTTGCATATACCACATGAAAAAGGTATTTTGCACTCCATCAATAATACTATATCTatataatatactgtgtataGGGCCGATTTTAGTTTGACAAAAAGTATTCAGAAGTGATAAGAAACGGAATATTACAGGAGCTTCTACTTACTGTTTACACTCGGGACAGCCATCTTTCAAAGCCAACTTGGGAAAGGGAGAAATCCTGACTTCAGAGGGCGTTCCATTTGAAACGTCCGACGAGGAACTCGGAAATTCCGACTTCCGAGTTCAAATGGAACGCAGAGATAATAATCTGGCGATGACGCTTCATTTTGTGTCGCTGCGTGCCCTTGTTCTTCACCGCCATTTTGTGGTCGCGCTGCCTGTGATGTCGTTAGCTTCGTTAGCTTTAGCTAGCGACTTGAGGCTCATCATAACCTCCTCTTTCGGCTGGGATATTTCCGTGATAAAATTATTTTGGGCCGAAAATGCGCTTTTGAGCCATTTTCAGCACGTAAAATTTTCCGGTGACTTGGAAATTTGTACTGCTGAGTACGAGCGGGCCAGCGTCTAAAGGGACGCGGTGGCCGACACCTCGCGAAGTGATGTTGCGCCGGGAAAGGAAAGCATGGTTCAGGAGCGGTGTTGCCGCGGTTACCTGTGAAAAAggaacttagttactttacagATTACTTGATCTTAAatgtaacttagttactttactgattgcttgatttcaaaagtaactaagttagaaaaggataactttttagttactctcagcagctgccaagtggcaggaatatcacttatccaccttacaaaaaaaaagcattacctTAACCgaacccattacttggtaatgtacgccactcaagttacagaatgatgtcatcaacacgaaccaataacttaaatattcgtgtcgttgaagccacattaaacgagcaacttagtgcagacttgacatgcaaaatacagtaaacatgtaaacaagcacaccattctcagtacaatTCTCTTCTAGACTCTTAACTGATTGATAGATtgatgccgattgtggtccttgaaggccactgtgtgtgtgcgtgtccgtgCGTTTGTGCATGCGTGTATATTGGccgtacacacacaaacacacacacacaccattgctcccactgTGGTAATTTcgatgcgaagagcgagaaaagaTGACAAGATTGCgcaactgtttaactagcaaagctgtgggtgattgacagGGGGTGGGGGTCACTTACGTGACGTCAGCTGTGCAGTGCGTTAAAGCAGCTCGCAGTCCGGACTACAGATGAACTTGAatgttctcacttttcattgtaaatattattgaaGATAAGGATTGAAAAGTCCTTCcgtgagtcagtccttattgTATGACGATTTATGACCGGGCATTTTGGTATGAATAagtaacccacaatgcattgcgcgcttaacatgacaataaaactgttttattaatgtgtaaataaaaaacgtaacaacaatcaaatacacgttttactcaggaaaataacaaaaatagtgtggtgacagtgaaattgtgtatttctttgcatttttatggtactgtactgtcactgtgcattgtataataaacaatcaccccacccccccaaacgCTTCATTGTGTCTATTGAATAACGAGTGGTCTGGGACGCTGCGTGATTGGTATAATATTTTTGAACAGCTGGTCTGGCCTTGGTACGAATCACCAGCCGTCAACGAGTACTTGGCGAGAAATATTGgtgactcaaaagtaactattgttgttttgaagaagtaactgcaGTCcgcgttactttgctcgttcTATCGCAATGATGACATGTTGGAGTACCGGCGTCACTGTTAAGGAGAACAGGCATCGTTGGAGGTGTACAATGCCAATGGAATCGGTCCCTTATTATTGAGATCCGGTTGTAAATCGGAAGCGTTGTTTTGATAGCCACCCCTCATCacttactctctctctctctccctcggTCCTCCTCTCTGTGCcgcctccctccctctcccctcctcctcctccgctgcACCTGCTCCTCCCCATCCTGCCTTATTATCCTCTCGCTGTCTCCAAGTGATGCTTCTCAGCGACGGGAGCGAGTGGTGcagaccccccaccccacccccacccctcgcAGGAGCCATCTCTCGGGATTATTTTCGCCTCGCACGGTATTGACGGACCGAGGATTCCCAGACATGTGGGCTTCTCGTGAGAGTCAGCTGCAAGTGGACAGGACGACAGGGAGCGCATtgtgagagaagaagaagaagaagaagagagactTCGGGGAAACAGGACAGCCCGGAGCGTGGAGCTCAGCGGATGTCGGGATCTCTAAATGGCACAGAAAGAACGAGTAACAACATATTCTttgattaattaaaacaaaagagagagagagagagagagagagagagagagagagaggcgcgAAAAGCACAGTTTGCGATGAAGTGAGTGGAAGCTCGGCAACTTCGCCATGAAATCAGTGTTCTTCAGCCGCTTCTTCATCCTGCTGCCTTGGGTCCTAATAGTCATCATCACGATTGATATCGACagcaaaagaaccatctggactccGGGCGGTGTTCCGCGCAACAGGGCGCAGTGGGCGGGCCGAACACCTGGGCTCGGCGGTCCTAAGAGCCAGCCTGCCCTGCCGGTCATCTACGCCATAACTCCCACTTACACGCGCCCGGTGCAGAAAGCCGAGCTGACGCGACTGGCGCACGCTTTCCGCCAGGTCCCCCAGTTGAACTGGATCGTGGTGGAGGACTCCACGGGGCGCACGGATCTGGTGAGCCGCTTCTTGGCTCGGTGCGGGGTGCCTTACACGCACTTGCACGTCTTCACGCCGCGCAGGTTCAAGCGCGCCGGGATGCCCCGTGCCACCGAGCAGAGGAACGCGGCCCTGGGGTGGCTCCGGCAACACCGGACACGCCGAGACACGGGGGTGGTCTTCTTTGCGGACGACGACAACACTTACAGCCTGGAGCTGTTTGAAGAGGTGACCCTTTTTTCATTTCCATCACTGAATAGACATGTACTTGTTTTGGGTGATCTGGTGTTGGTGGTGCTGATGCGAGTGCTACTATACTGTTCATCAAAACACCACTATTCCTTCATTTGGAAAAAGTCGCTTTAGAGATGGTAAAACTTTCTGTTAAATATCTTGCGCAACACATTTTGACATGATCTAATTCATTTGTGGAACAAGAAAAATGGGACAATTGTTACCTTGATGATATTATTCCAAGATACAAATGACGTGCATATCACTGAGCTCTAAAATAACACAAATCATTGATTGCACTAAGGTAGTAGCCTACTATTGCACTAGTTTCCCAGACCCCCTGTGGTACCTGTATTTTGTACGTCTACAGTAATAAACCCTAGGTAGGCGGCAAGGTGAACgtatggttagcacatccgcctcacaattcTGTTGTTGGGGGATCAAATCCGGGTAcaccgacttcctcccacattccgaaaacacggctgattgaagtctctaaattgtccgtaggtgtgaatatgaatgtgattgtcttttttttctgctattGGATGtcaaccagtcctgggtgtaccctgtcttGCCCagttagctgtgataggctccagctcatccgtgaCCCTAATTATAAGGAgtacagaaaattaatggatggatattatatgtACATGCTATATGTTATAGTCTATAGGTTTGGGAATTACACCTAAATATGTTCGCTCTTTCGATTTTGCTAATGGCAGCACAGTGTACcagtggttagcgcgtctgcctcacagttttaagTCTCTGGAGTTGATCTgcgtcgagtttgcatgttgcgtGGGTCGCCCACATGTGTGAGAGTGAAgcgttgtttgtctacatgtaccctgcgattggatggaaACTGGTCAAGTAACCCTCCTATTGCCCAAAGTCAAATTtaagaggctccagctcatctgtgAGCAAGCACAATAGAACATgtatggatgggtggatttttgcttgtttttaattggctgagaaaaaaaattaatcaacaaaatgaacaaaacacacactcatatGGCTTTGGGTGAGGGTAACGAACTGACGATACTGGGAAGAGGGTCTGCTAGGCCAAGTCCTGGAGCACCCACATGCCATTCCACCCATGGCTGCATACCAAGAAAACTATCATGATGTTCTTTCTTAATACAAAACTTTCTTTCAACTGTAATGCTACTGTATCtcaaagacaacacacacacacacacacacacatatatataataaatatatatatatatatatatatatatatatatgtatataaatatataatgaaaaTCAGAAGCCATTCATTTTATACTCTGTTATTTATATGttaatataatgtatttatgtatactGTGTTTATGTAAACCATCAATCAGTCAAGTAGGACACAAGAGTAGCTACATGATTCCAAATTTTAGAAACAGATTGCATATGTCCTTTACATCCTAATCATTAGGTACTATTCCAACGAATGCAAGAGCAtgatgggatacaacaacaataGGAGTTAAGCTGTTTAGTTACAGCATCAACACTTTGAGGATAAAGGACCTGATTGTAGCTGTGTCAGGATGTACCTGTAGGGAAACGTCATTTGAAGGTATTCCCAAAATGGGACAAATTCAAAAGAACACAGATAGAAAGAGTTTTTATGTAGACGGGGGCCCAGATTTCCCCAGGGAGGCTGAAACCATATTTCACCAGGGAAGCCTTTATTAAGCCCAGGTATTATAATCGTAAATCTGCATGTCTGTATGACATTAACTGATACGGATATGCGACAAAGAGAAAGTGGGAGTTGTGTGAAAGCTGCAATGAAGATTAAATGAGCACACAGCACACTGCTTATGCCTTGGTTGCTCTTACCAGTTCATTCAAATCAGACACCTGCACATAATTTAATAGTCATGATTGTGGTTAGTTGAACTGCAGCATCTTGCAAGTGTCAAAGGGTGGCATTGATCTTGAATCATAAAGGTAGTCTCATATGCAcgtttcatctatccatctgcttatcctgtttagggtggCAGTGGGACTGGCAAGTATGCCAGCTGCGATACTCCCCAGACagatcaccagtcaatcacagggctgaCACATGGAGTCAGATAACCATTCACCTTCACATTCACAAGTCAatgtcttcagttaacctaacagcCATAATTTTGGAAGCCACATTACATGTAAAGAGAGGTCTTCACATGTCACAGAGGTCGAAGTCAAGATGAGAACCTTCTTGCCGTTGCGGTTACTTCTACTTATTTCCCCAACTTGTAATATCTTTCTTTCAGtgtgtttgaaaaatattgtaattatttgcaatgGTAACTATTGTATGGATATGCTAAATCGAAAGTATTCCACTACACTTTTAAAGTCTGCAAACTAGCAATTAATGTACcgatatataatattttagtCACTGATAGTAATAGTTGTTTATTCGTCTGAGGCAGGCAGCATTGATTCAGTCTCTACTCACAGTgcgaatctgagtgtgaatgcttgtctgtctCTGTATACATCGGctgaaaataagtatttaacatgtcacaatTTTTcccactaaatatatttccaaaggtgctatggACATTCAATTTTcatcagatgttgggaacaacccaagtaatagaacaaataagatgcAATAAAGCCAAAACAATATCTAAAATCTAACAATAAACAAACAGCAAtgcagccccttgtcagtgcaaatgaatatcagctggttcagtcctaattgatggcctacaaaaagtcTCATTGCCGAGGTGTGAGtgaagacacatctcatgatggcgTACgaaagagcaaagagctgtctgaagaccatcacaaagtaattgttgcaaaacataacgatgacattggttacaggctcatatctaagcttctgaatgttccagggAGCACGTTGGTTTGCTGAACAACagttggacaagccagttaaatactgggagaatatagtctggtcggatgagagcaaaatttaaatctttggatgccataatgggccggcacggtggacgactggttagagcgtctacctcacagtccTGAGCAGCGGGGTTTAATcttcggccccgcctgtgtggagttagcatgttctccccgtgtctgcgtgggttttctccgggcactccggtttccacccacatccaaaaaacatgcatgttaggttaattgacaactctaaattgcctgtaggtgtgaatgtgagtgtgaacggttgtttgtttgtatgtgccctgcgattggctggcaaccagttcagggtgtaccccgcctcctgcccgatgatagctgggataggctccagcactcctgtgacccttgtgaagataagcggctcaggaaatggatgatggatggatggatgccataatgcacaccacgtttggaggagaaatggcactgcacatcaccctaaaaacaccatcccaacagtgaagtttggaggtgggaacatgatcaacgaaaaatggtgtatggATGTCAGAGCTCATGCTCACTGTgagaagtaccatcctgtttcaaacgctccaccatcattccaatccccaagaaacctacaatctcgggtctaaatgactacaggcctgtcgccttgacatctgtggtcatgaagtcctttgaacgtctcgtgctggaccacctcaagagcgtcgcAGGTCCCCTGCtcgaccccctgcagtttgcctaccgagcaagcaggtctgcggatgatgcagtcaacatgggactgcacttcatcctagaacacctcgacagcgcagggacctacgcgatgatcctgttcgtggatttcagctcagcgttcaacaccatcatccctgaactcctttcctccaagcttctccaactcagcgtctcacctgccatctgccacttgatttacagctttctgacgag includes:
- the b3gat2 gene encoding galactosylgalactosylxylosylprotein 3-beta-glucuronosyltransferase 2 isoform X1, which translates into the protein MKSVFFSRFFILLPWVLIVIITIDIDSKRTIWTPGGVPRNRAQWAGRTPGLGGPKSQPALPVIYAITPTYTRPVQKAELTRLAHAFRQVPQLNWIVVEDSTGRTDLVSRFLARCGVPYTHLHVFTPRRFKRAGMPRATEQRNAALGWLRQHRTRRDTGVVFFADDDNTYSLELFEEMRNTRGVSVWPVGFVGGRAYERPLVSGGRVVGWYTGWRPDRTFATDMAGFAVNLQVILANPRAQFKRRGSQPGMQESDFLKQITKVTELEPKANNCTRVSGRALLVVSRVNAMELHTEVQYLNLLWFLVCRHPLTNFLHCWSSLGWRCIDFFALGWNFSL
- the b3gat2 gene encoding galactosylgalactosylxylosylprotein 3-beta-glucuronosyltransferase 2 isoform X2, which encodes MKSVFFSRFFILLPWVLIVIITIDIDSKRTIWTPGGVPRNRAQWAGRTPGLGGPKSQPALPVIYAITPTYTRPVQKAELTRLAHAFRQVPQLNWIVVEDSTGRTDLVSRFLARCGVPYTHLHVFTPRRFKRAGMPRATEQRNAALGWLRQHRTRRDTGVVFFADDDNTYSLELFEEMRNTRGVSVWPVGFVGGRAYERPLVSGGRVVGWYTGWRPDRTFATDMAGFAVNLQVILANPRAQFKRRGSQPGMQESDFLKQITKVTELEPKANNCTRVLVWHTRTEKPHLGNESKHPKDTVVIEV